The nucleotide sequence TTTAAAAGAATTACATAGATACTCATCCTGTTAGCTGTCGTACTGTTGGTGAATTTTATGGTGTAGACGGGAAGCAATTGGAAGAACAATACCGGCTCTTCTTATCTGACTTCTATGAGTGGGACCAACGGGAACACGCAGACAAATGGGTTCTTTTCCCCGAAAACATTGGCTCCCATCTGAGTCTGGATGAAACGGCTCTGACTTATGATGAACTTTATACGATTCTCACCAATAAGCAAGCCAAAGGTAAAAAAGGAAGTATCGTCGCTATCGTAAAAGGGACCATGGCCTCTGATGTTCTTGACGTTTTAAACAGAATCAATCATTCTAAACGACTAAAAGTCAAAGAAGTTACAATCGATATGGCCGCCAATATGGAGATGATCGTTCGGCGGGCGTTTCCCAAAGCAACTCTTGTTACCGACCGTTTTCATGTACAAAAGCTAGCCACTGAAGCATTGCAGGACATCCGTGTGGTACATCGCTGGGAGGCAATCGAACAGGAAAGTAAAGAGATGGAGTTAGCTAAAGAAGCCGGAAGAAAGTATTCTCCTGAAATTCTGAAAAACGGTGAAACCCGTAAACAACTTTTGGCAAGAAGCCGCTACCTGCTATTTAAAACAGAGAATAAATGGACTCCGAATCAAAGGGCCAGAGCTGAAGTCCTTTTTCATTGGTATCCTTCCCTGGAAAGATCTTACAACCTGACCATGCAGCTCAGACATATCTATCATACCGTGAAAGAAAAAGTAGTTGCGTTTACTCGTCTGGCACACTGGTATGAACAGATTGAACAAGCGGGGTTTAAACAGTTCAACACTGTAAAAAGATCAATCTCGGCACACTATCAAACAATCATCAATTACTTTGACAATCGGTCGACAAATGCTTCGGCTGAATCTTTCAACGCTAAAATAAAAAGTTTCAGGGCATGCCTGAGAGGGGTAAAGAATATTTCCTATTTTCTTTTTAGATTAACCAATATTTATGCATAGCCCCCAACTTTTCGGGTTGATCCTCGATAATACCCAAATCTCTGAAAACAGTCATTGTAATTTC is from uncultured Macellibacteroides sp. and encodes:
- a CDS encoding transposase — its product is MEEQYRLFLSDFYEWDQREHADKWVLFPENIGSHLSLDETALTYDELYTILTNKQAKGKKGSIVAIVKGTMASDVLDVLNRINHSKRLKVKEVTIDMAANMEMIVRRAFPKATLVTDRFHVQKLATEALQDIRVVHRWEAIEQESKEMELAKEAGRKYSPEILKNGETRKQLLARSRYLLFKTENKWTPNQRARAEVLFHWYPSLERSYNLTMQLRHIYHTVKEKVVAFTRLAHWYEQIEQAGFKQFNTVKRSISAHYQTIINYFDNRSTNASAESFNAKIKSFRACLRGVKNISYFLFRLTNIYA